One stretch of Polyodon spathula isolate WHYD16114869_AA unplaced genomic scaffold, ASM1765450v1 scaffolds_942, whole genome shotgun sequence DNA includes these proteins:
- the LOC121309185 gene encoding mucin-2-like: LLCEQLTLEDRDGENKHDRLGPPGSSPLNSTSHYNDHNSNLHNITPHYNNNTPHNNYLNSSPDNRIPHYNHYNVSPLNTAPTTAPPTTTITATPTPSPSTTTTTTAAPTTEPPTKTTTTSTPSTAPPNTTTTAAPTTAPTATTTTTAAPTTAPPTTTITATPTTSPSTTTTTAATTTTRPTTTTTTAALTTESPTTTSATAAPSTAPPTTTTITAAITTTPATTTTTTTAPTTAPPTTTISTTPTTSPSTTTTTAATTTTRPTTTITTAALTTESPTTTTATAAPSTAPPTTTTAAPTTAPPTTTITANPTTSPSTTTTTAATTTTRPITTITTAALTTESPTTTIATAAPLTAPATTTTTTTVPTTAPPTTTNTTAAPTTASPTTTITATPTTSPSTTTTTAAPATEPPTTTTAAPTTAPPTTTNTATPTTSPSTTTTTAATTTTRPTTTTTTAALTTESPTTTSATAAPSTAPPTPTTIPTTTNTTAAPTTAPPTTTTATAATTTTPANTTSPSTTTTTASTTTTPATTTTTTPPTTTITATPTTSPSTTTTTAATTTITATPTTSPSTTTTTAATTTTTTTAAPTTAPPTTTITATPTTSPSTTTTTSATTTTRPTTTTTTAALTTESPTTTSATAAPSTAPPTPTTIVAATTTAPVTTAPPTTTTITATSTTSPSTTTTTAATTTPPTTTITQQPPQHHPPLQPQQQPPPTTPPHPPPTTTTAAPPTTSPSTTTTTAATTTTRPTTTTSTAASTTESPTTTTTTSAPSTAPP, encoded by the exons cagccccctcaacagcacctcccactacaacgaccataacagcaACCTCCACAACatcaccccccactacaacaacaaCACGCCCCACAACAACTACCTCAACAGCAGCCCCGACAACAGaatcccccactacaaccactataACGtcagccccctcaaca cagcccccacaacagcacctcccactacgaCCATCACAGCAACCCCTACACcatcaccctccactacaaccaccacaacagcagccccgacAACAGAACCTCCCACTAAAACCACTACAACGTCAAccccctcaacagcacctcccaatacaacgacc acagcagcaccgacaacagcgcCCACcgctacaaccaccacaacagcagcccccacaacagcacctcccactacgaCCATCACAGCAACCCCTACAAcatcaccctccactacaaccacaacagcagccactacaacaacacgccccaca acaaccaccacaacagcagccctgaCAACAGAATCCCCCACTACAACCAGTGcaacagcagccccctcaacagcacctcccactacaacgaccataacagcaGCCATTACAACAACAcccgccactacaaccaccacaacaacagcaccgacaacagcacctcccactactaCCATATCAACAACCCCTACAAcatcaccctccactacaaccacaacagcagccactacaacaacacGCCCCACAACAACCATCACAACAGCAGCCCTGACAACAGaatcccccactacaaccactgcaacagcagccccctcaacagcacctccc accaccacaacagcagcccccacaacagcacctcccactacgaCCATCACAGCAAACCCCACAAcatcaccctccactacaaccacaacagcagccactacaacaacacGCCCCATAACAACCATCACAACAGCAGCCCTGACAACAGAATCCCCCACTACAACCATTGCAACAGCAGCCCCCTTAACAGCAcccgccactacaaccaccacaacaacagtaccgacaacagcaccccccactacaaccaacacaacagcagcccccacaacagcatCTCCCACTACGACCATAACAGCAACCCCCACAAcatcaccctccactacaaccacaacagcagcccctgCAACagaaccccccactacaaccact gcagcacccacaacagcacctcccactacgaCCAACACAGCAACCCCTACAAcatcaccctccactacaaccacaacagcagccactacaacaacacgccccacaacaaccaccacaacagcagccctgaCAACAGAATCCCCCACTACAACCAGTGcaacagcagccccctcaacagcacctcccactccTACGACCATA cccactacaaccaacacaacagcagcccccacaacagcaccccccactacaaccaccgcaacagcagccactacaacaacacCCGCCAAt acaacatcaccctccactacaaccacaacagcatccACTACAACAACAcccgccactacaaccaccacaaca cctcccactacgaCCATCACAGCAACCCCCACAAcatcaccctccactacaaccacaacagcagccactaca accataacagcaacccccacaacatcaccctccactacaaccacaacagcagccactaca acaaccaccacaacagcagcccccacaacagcacctcccactacgaCCATCACAGCAACCCCTACAAcatcaccctccactacaaccacaacatcagccactacaacaacacgccccacaacaaccaccacaacagcagccctgaCAACAGAATCCCCCACTACAACCAGTGcaacagcagccccctcaacagcacctcccactccTACGACCATAgtagcagccactacaacagcacccgtc acaacagcacctcccactacaacaaCCATAACAGCAACCTCCACAAcatcaccctccactacaaccacaacagcagccactacaa cacctcccactacgaCCATAACACAGCAACCCCCACAAcatcaccctccactacaaccacaacaacagCCACCCCCAACAACACCCCCACACCCGCCaccaaccaccacaacagcagccccg cccacaacatcaccctccactacaaccacaacagcagctACTACAACAACACGCCCCACAACAACCACCTCAACAGCAGCCTCGACAACAGaatcccccactacaaccactacAACGtcagccccctcaacagcacctcccaa